The following coding sequences lie in one Arachis ipaensis cultivar K30076 chromosome B05, Araip1.1, whole genome shotgun sequence genomic window:
- the LOC107644681 gene encoding vesicle transport protein SFT2B — METMNRAFEKVKIMVGMEVEDEEQRATALDDSSSYAFMDEFNRNCTLSTKQRLYGFAICFSAGLTFTLLSMLVFLKPIKFAVAFTLGNLLSLGSTAFLIGPKRQFTMMLDPVRIYATAIYIASMIIALFCALYVHNKLLTLLAIILEFGALIWYSLSYIPFARSMVSKIMVSCFDTEF; from the exons ATGGAAACGATGAACAGAGCCTTCGAGAAAGTGAAGATCATGGTAGGAATGGAAGTCGAAGACGAAGAGCAGCGAGCTACTGCATTGGACGACAGCAGCTCTTACGCATTCATGGACGAATTCAACCGCAACTGCACCTTGTCCACCAAACAG AGGTTATATGGTTTTGCAATATGCTTTTCGGCTGGATTAACTTTTACACTATTG TCAATGCTTGTTTTTCTCAAACCAATCAAGTTTGCGGTAGCATTCACTCTTGGCAATTTGCTTTCACTTGGAAG CACAGCCTTCCTCATTGGTCCTAAACGGCAATTCACAATGATGCTTGATCCTGTTCGTATCTATGCCACAGCCATATACATTGCAAGTATGATCATTGCTTTGTTCTGTGCTCTATAT GTTCATAACAAGTTGCTAACACTTCTGGCAATTATTTTGGAGTTTGGAGCACTGATTTG GTATAGCTTGAGCTACATCCCTTTTGCTAGATCCATGGTTTCTAAAATCATGGTTTCATGCTTCGATACTGAGTTTTAG
- the LOC107644678 gene encoding extradiol ring-cleavage dioxygenase — translation MNKIFRLCYTSSNSTPKKEMMNKESGDSNDTTIEEVEENNSNNNVMGLMRMRETFYISHGSPELAIDESIPAWKFLKSWKEVCPQTPSSILIISGHWDTDVPTVNIVDRHETIYDFYGFPRAMYKIKYPAPGAPELAKRVKELLTSAGFSRVKEDRRRGLDHGAWVPLFLMYPEADIPVCQLSVSTGRGATYHYNMGKALASLKDEGVLIIGSGSATHNLRAIAPRNTPPAPWASAFMSWLKTSLLDGRFEDVNEYEEKAPYAKMAHPWPDHFFPLHVAMGAAGEKAKAKVIHDSWDGGSMSYASFGFTAADTI, via the exons ATGAACAAGATCTTTAGATTGTGTTACACTTCTAGTAATTCTACACCAAAGAAAGAAATGATGAATAAAGAAAGTGGTGATTCCAATGATACAACAATAGAAGAAGTGGAAGAGAATAACAGCAATAACAATGTTATGGGGTTGATGAGAATGAGAGAAACATTCTACATATCACATGGATCACCAGAACTTGCCATAGATGAGTCAATCCCTGCATGGAAGTTCTTGAAGTCATGGAAGGAGGTTTGTCCCCAAACACCCTCTTCCATCCTCATCATCTCCGGCCACTGGGACACCGATGTCCCCACGGTCAACATCGTTGACCGCCACGAAACCATTTATGACTTCTATGGTTTTCCAAGGGCCATGTACAAG ATCAAGTATCCAGCACCAGGGGCACCAGAATTGGCTAAGAGGGTGAAAGAACTACTAACATCAGCCGGGTTCAGCCGTGTGAAGGAGGACCGGAGGCGGGGGCTTGACCACGGCGCTTGGGTGCCTCTCTTCTTGATGTATCCGGAGGCAGACATTCCAGTGTGCCAACTCTCTGTCTCAACAGGCAGAGGTGCAACTTACCACTACAACATGGGGAAGGCATTGGCATCTCTCAAGGATGAAGGTGTTCTTATCATTGGCTCTGGGAGTGCCACCCATAACCTCAGGGCAATCGCGCCTCGGAATACCCCTCCAGCTCCCTGGGCTTCAGCATTCATGTCCTGGTTGAAAACCTCTCTTCTTGATGGAAG ATTTGAGGATGTAAATGAGTACGAAGAGAAGGCACCATATGCAAAAATGGCTCATCCATGGCCGGATCATTTCTTCCCATTGCATGTGGCAATGGGGGCTGCTGGTGAAAAAGCAAAGGCCAAGGTTATCCATGACAGTTGGGATGGTGGTTCTATGTCTTATGCTTCTTTTGGTTTTACAGCTGCTGATACCATTTGA